Proteins from a genomic interval of Dehalococcoidia bacterium:
- a CDS encoding response regulator transcription factor: MFRLLMIAENREHVEELSLGLAEGGFLCSIVSAEDISLKDSDALSADLAVVAIDGAAPGSEVRKLPKRLKDDTRLPVVTLLSSKSIDVLDSAANVDDFVMEPWDTAELIVRVNRILNRRVDGDSKDLIACGEVAIDTSKCEVVFRGRLVELTFREYELLKFLVSNRGRVFSRDALLDKVWGYDFYGGDRTVDVHVRRLRSKLDESDCIETVRNIGYRFRENAHSS, translated from the coding sequence ATGTTTAGATTATTGATGATAGCGGAGAACAGGGAGCACGTTGAAGAGCTCAGCCTCGGCCTGGCCGAGGGGGGCTTCCTGTGCTCGATCGTTTCCGCCGAGGATATCAGCCTCAAGGATTCAGACGCGCTGTCCGCGGACCTCGCGGTCGTGGCCATAGACGGGGCGGCCCCCGGTTCCGAAGTACGGAAGCTGCCGAAGCGGCTCAAGGACGATACGCGACTTCCCGTGGTCACCCTGCTTTCAAGCAAAAGTATCGATGTGCTTGATTCAGCTGCGAACGTGGACGATTTTGTTATGGAGCCCTGGGATACGGCTGAATTGATAGTGCGGGTAAACCGGATACTGAATCGAAGGGTCGATGGTGATAGTAAAGACCTGATCGCATGCGGCGAGGTCGCCATCGACACGTCGAAGTGCGAGGTGGTCTTCCGGGGCCGGCTCGTAGAACTGACCTTCAGGGAGTACGAGCTGCTCAAGTTCCTGGTGAGCAACCGGGGCAGGGTCTTCAGCCGCGACGCCCTGCTGGACAAGGTGTGGGGCTACGACTTCTACGGCGGCGACAGGACGGTTGACGTGCACGTCAGGAGGCTGAGGAGCAAGCTGGATGAGTCCGACTGCATCGAGACGGTGCGCAATATCGGCTACCGGTTCAGGGAAAACGCTCATAGTTCTTAA
- the hisF gene encoding imidazole glycerol phosphate synthase subunit HisF codes for MLTKRIIPCLDMTGGRVVKGISFNDLRDAGDPVEMAAMYYEQGADELVFLDIGATPEGRETMADIVRRVAEKVFIPLTVGGGLRNTDDMQRMLRAGADKVAINTAAVQSPDLIREGAGRFGSQCIVVAIDARRMEGEDCDAWEVCTYGGRKRTNIDAVEWAQDAVDMGAGELLLTSWDADGHRAGYDLELTRTVSEAVPVPVIASGGAGNLEHMYQALVAGKADAVLAASIFHYGEHTIKEVKEYLAGKGIPVRI; via the coding sequence GTGCTGACCAAACGTATCATACCCTGCCTGGATATGACAGGCGGCCGCGTGGTGAAGGGCATAAGCTTTAACGATCTGCGCGACGCCGGCGATCCGGTAGAGATGGCCGCCATGTATTACGAGCAGGGCGCCGACGAGCTGGTGTTTCTGGATATCGGCGCCACGCCGGAGGGGCGGGAGACGATGGCGGATATCGTGAGGCGCGTGGCCGAGAAGGTATTCATACCGCTCACGGTGGGCGGCGGTTTGAGGAACACTGACGATATGCAGCGCATGTTGCGGGCGGGAGCGGACAAGGTGGCGATAAACACGGCTGCCGTCCAGTCGCCGGACCTGATAAGGGAAGGGGCCGGACGCTTCGGTTCGCAGTGCATCGTGGTAGCGATCGACGCGCGGCGCATGGAGGGGGAGGATTGCGATGCTTGGGAGGTGTGCACCTACGGCGGCAGGAAGCGGACGAACATCGATGCCGTGGAGTGGGCGCAGGATGCGGTCGATATGGGAGCCGGGGAGCTGCTGCTCACCAGCTGGGACGCCGACGGTCACCGCGCCGGCTATGACCTGGAGCTGACCCGCACTGTTAGCGAGGCAGTGCCGGTTCCGGTCATCGCCAGCGGAGGGGCCGGGAACCTGGAACACATGTATCAGGCCCTCGTCGCAGGCAAGGCTGATGCGGTGCTGGCCGCCAGCATATTTCATTACGGGGAACATACGATAAAAGAGGTTAAGGAGTATCTCGCCGGCAAAGGCATACCGGTAAGAATATAG
- a CDS encoding NrpR regulatory domain-containing protein, translating to MVTNDSSDTERKIVTILKVLSESSKPVGSTTIARELERFGIFLSERAVRYHLRITDERGYTRPEGHDGRTITPLGLEEYKLALAPDQVGSILEKLETMAFQTTFDPEKRTGLLPINTSIIAKKDAKKAFNAMEDVINAKICISDLVAVAGEGEKLGSVVIPEGKIGIATLCSVTINAVLLRAGVPTGFKFGGVLEIRDSNPRRFTAIIEYHGSSLDPSEQYIRAKMTSVGHMVATGTGKVLAVFRTIPGPARSTVEEKLAVLNEAGIRGMCILGEVSQQICQIPVGLNQAGMILFGGLNPIAAAVEEGVEIDNIAESGLIEYESLRPFSEVI from the coding sequence ATGGTCACTAACGATAGTTCCGATACCGAAAGAAAGATAGTCACCATACTAAAGGTGCTCAGCGAGTCGTCTAAACCGGTCGGCTCTACCACCATAGCAAGGGAGCTTGAACGGTTCGGTATCTTCCTGAGCGAGAGAGCCGTCCGATATCATTTGAGAATCACTGACGAGAGGGGTTATACCCGTCCGGAAGGCCATGACGGCAGGACGATCACGCCGCTCGGGTTGGAAGAATACAAGCTGGCCCTGGCTCCCGATCAGGTCGGATCCATTCTGGAAAAGCTGGAGACGATGGCATTCCAGACGACCTTCGATCCGGAAAAACGCACGGGTTTACTGCCGATAAATACATCTATAATAGCGAAAAAGGATGCAAAAAAAGCCTTTAATGCCATGGAAGATGTCATCAATGCCAAAATATGTATCAGCGACCTGGTGGCGGTTGCCGGCGAAGGGGAGAAGCTGGGCTCGGTAGTGATACCGGAAGGCAAAATAGGAATAGCTACCCTCTGCAGCGTGACGATAAACGCCGTATTGCTGCGGGCCGGCGTGCCCACTGGCTTCAAATTCGGCGGCGTTCTGGAGATCCGAGACTCGAACCCGAGGCGTTTCACGGCCATTATCGAGTACCACGGCTCATCGCTTGATCCGTCCGAGCAGTATATCAGGGCTAAGATGACAAGCGTGGGCCATATGGTCGCAACCGGCACTGGCAAGGTGCTGGCGGTGTTCCGCACCATACCGGGCCCGGCGAGGTCCACGGTGGAGGAAAAGCTGGCCGTGCTGAATGAAGCCGGCATCAGGGGCATGTGCATATTGGGCGAGGTCAGCCAGCAGATATGCCAGATACCGGTGGGTCTTAACCAGGCGGGCATGATACTGTTCGGAGGGTTGAATCCTATAGCGGCTGCGGTGGAGGAGGGCGTGGAAATCGACAATATCGCCGAGAGCGGCCTGATCGAGTATGAAAGCCTGCGGCCGTTCTCCGAGGTCATATAG
- the carA gene encoding glutamine-hydrolyzing carbamoyl-phosphate synthase small subunit produces the protein MDKKSFLLLDDGTIYHGKSFGGVETTYGEVVFNTSMYGYQEMLTDPSYSGQILVLTYPLVGNYGINKVDGESKQIQVRGLIVREHCTEPSHTMSDISLQDYLESNGIPAMSEIDTRSLVRRLRSKGVMMGILSSEMSPEEAKEEIKRLPRFGAVNYVSQVTAGVSYEWDADSSEYSYQIVLVDCGLKYNIPRILSGKGCRCIIVPSSASADDILSLSPDGILISPGPGDPAVLNDIERTVGSLLGRVPLFGICLGHQLIARALGADTFKLKFGHRGGNHPVMDLHTRRVFITAQNHGYAVDADTLPAGLEVNHVNHHDGTVEGLMHRDLPIISIQYHAEGSPGPEDNLYIFDRYLEMIDDFNGGKKRVGRKTDRAPVNARKNS, from the coding sequence ATGGATAAAAAGTCTTTTCTGCTGCTGGATGACGGAACGATCTACCATGGTAAATCGTTCGGCGGCGTCGAAACCACATACGGCGAGGTGGTTTTCAATACCAGCATGTACGGCTATCAGGAGATGCTGACCGATCCTTCGTACTCGGGGCAGATACTGGTACTCACTTACCCGCTCGTCGGCAATTACGGGATTAATAAGGTCGACGGCGAGTCGAAGCAGATACAGGTGAGGGGGCTGATCGTCCGCGAACACTGTACCGAGCCGAGCCATACCATGAGCGACATCAGTCTTCAGGATTATCTTGAGAGCAATGGCATACCGGCGATGAGCGAGATAGATACCAGGTCGCTGGTGCGCCGCCTTCGCTCCAAGGGCGTGATGATGGGCATCCTCAGCTCTGAGATGAGTCCGGAGGAAGCAAAAGAGGAGATCAAGCGTTTGCCGCGTTTCGGCGCGGTCAACTACGTTAGCCAGGTGACCGCCGGCGTTTCCTATGAGTGGGATGCTGACAGCTCGGAGTATTCGTATCAAATAGTACTGGTGGATTGCGGGTTGAAGTACAACATACCGAGGATATTGAGCGGCAAGGGATGCAGGTGCATCATAGTACCGTCAAGCGCGAGCGCCGATGACATACTGTCGCTGAGTCCGGACGGTATTCTCATTTCCCCGGGTCCCGGCGATCCCGCTGTTCTGAATGACATCGAGCGCACGGTCGGTTCGCTCCTTGGCAGGGTGCCTTTGTTCGGGATATGCCTGGGCCATCAACTCATCGCCAGGGCGCTGGGGGCTGACACGTTCAAACTCAAGTTCGGCCATCGCGGCGGGAATCATCCGGTGATGGACCTCCATACAAGGCGCGTCTTCATCACAGCGCAGAATCACGGTTACGCTGTGGATGCCGATACGCTTCCCGCGGGCCTCGAGGTGAATCATGTGAACCATCACGACGGTACCGTCGAAGGCCTCATGCATAGAGATCTGCCTATCATCTCTATTCAATATCACGCCGAAGGATCGCCCGGTCCCGAGGACAACTTATATATATTCGATCGCTACTTGGAGATGATCGATGATTTTAACGGCGGGAAGAAGCGGGTGGGGCGGAAGACGGACAGAGCCCCGGTGAACGCAAGAAAGAACTCGTAA
- the hisH gene encoding imidazole glycerol phosphate synthase subunit HisH gives MITIVDYGAGNIRSVANSLTAVGYQAKVTSSPDDIAAADLLILPGVGAAGDTMKSLKNLGIADALTGYIMSGRPFLGICIGFQILFDRTEENGGHDCLGIVRGEVRRLRGVSKIPHMGWNQVGQRSNHPVFEGIPDGACFYFVHSYYPAPEDKNIVAGETDYGLSFCSVIASGNMVATQFHPEKSGDVGLRFLKNFVEFGVKKLDGAGVR, from the coding sequence ATGATAACGATAGTAGATTACGGCGCGGGCAATATAAGGAGCGTTGCCAACAGCCTGACCGCCGTTGGTTATCAGGCGAAGGTAACGAGCAGTCCTGACGATATCGCGGCGGCTGACCTGTTGATATTGCCGGGGGTTGGGGCTGCCGGCGACACGATGAAGAGCCTGAAAAACCTGGGCATCGCCGATGCTTTGACCGGATACATTATGAGCGGCCGTCCGTTTCTCGGTATCTGTATCGGCTTTCAGATACTCTTCGATAGGACGGAGGAGAACGGCGGACACGATTGTCTGGGCATCGTTCGCGGCGAGGTGCGCCGGCTGAGAGGCGTTAGCAAGATACCGCACATGGGATGGAATCAAGTAGGGCAACGGTCGAACCATCCGGTATTTGAAGGTATTCCTGACGGAGCGTGCTTCTACTTCGTTCACAGCTACTATCCGGCGCCCGAGGATAAAAACATCGTAGCCGGCGAGACCGATTACGGCCTGAGCTTTTGCAGCGTCATCGCCAGCGGCAACATGGTGGCCACGCAGTTCCACCCGGAGAAAAGCGGCGACGTCGGCCTTCGTTTTCTTAAGAACTTTGTGGAGTTCGGTGTGAAGAAGCTCGATGGAGCGGGTGTCCGCTAG
- a CDS encoding FMN-binding glutamate synthase family protein — MNLHRPNANDATRTVNRSKSVVPMSGLCSRCVDNCTGNCEVFKASFRGRELLYPGPFGDITAGGDKDYPVDYSHLNIQGYACGAKGLPDGIVGDSDSAIFPAVNTETEYGRDSKVKMTVPVFTGALGSTEIARKNWEHFAVGAALSGITLVCGENVCGIDPGLELDAKGKIVSSPEMDRRVDWYRRYKWGYGELLVQMNVEDTRLGVAEYVIKKHGIDTIELKWGQGAKCIGGEIKVNSLERARELQKRGYIVTPDPSHPITKAAYEDGSLKEFERHSRLGFLNEDSFLAEIERLRDLGFKRITLKTGAYGLRELAMAIRWGANANIDLLTIDGASGGTGMSPWQMMVEWGMPSIYLHSAAHDFCKRLADKGVRPPDIAFAGGFSNESGVFKALALGAPYSKAVCMGRALMIPGMVGKNIAKWIGEGKLPSTVSQFGSTPEEIFVCYEEVKDMVGADEMSSIPLGAVGVYSFSQKIRVGLQQIMAGARCFNVPSISRSDIMSLTEECAKVTGIPYLMDAYKDEALQILYGDDGYGVGAAVKSGNIFAGAYPRLRSYE; from the coding sequence ATGAACCTTCATAGACCGAATGCGAACGATGCAACCAGAACTGTGAACAGATCTAAGAGCGTGGTGCCGATGAGCGGACTGTGCAGCAGGTGTGTGGACAACTGCACGGGCAACTGCGAGGTATTCAAGGCCAGTTTCCGGGGAAGGGAACTGCTGTACCCGGGGCCTTTCGGCGATATCACCGCGGGCGGCGATAAGGACTATCCGGTGGATTACTCGCATCTCAATATTCAGGGATACGCGTGCGGCGCCAAGGGCCTCCCGGACGGGATCGTCGGCGATTCCGACTCGGCCATCTTCCCGGCGGTTAACACGGAGACGGAGTACGGCCGTGACAGCAAGGTCAAGATGACCGTGCCGGTATTCACCGGGGCGCTGGGCTCAACCGAGATCGCCCGCAAGAACTGGGAGCATTTCGCCGTCGGAGCGGCGTTGAGCGGCATCACCCTTGTCTGCGGCGAGAACGTGTGCGGGATCGATCCCGGGCTCGAACTCGATGCGAAAGGCAAGATCGTGTCGTCGCCGGAGATGGACCGCCGTGTCGACTGGTATCGCCGTTACAAATGGGGCTACGGCGAGCTGCTGGTGCAGATGAACGTCGAGGACACCAGGCTGGGAGTGGCCGAGTATGTCATAAAGAAACACGGCATCGATACCATCGAGCTCAAGTGGGGCCAGGGCGCCAAGTGCATCGGCGGCGAGATAAAGGTCAACAGCCTGGAGCGCGCGCGGGAGCTTCAGAAGCGCGGCTATATAGTAACACCGGATCCTTCGCACCCGATAACGAAAGCGGCGTATGAAGACGGTTCGCTTAAGGAATTCGAGAGGCACAGCCGCCTCGGTTTCCTCAACGAGGACAGCTTCCTCGCCGAGATAGAGAGGCTGAGGGACCTGGGTTTCAAGCGGATCACGCTTAAGACCGGCGCGTACGGCCTGCGTGAGCTGGCTATGGCCATCAGGTGGGGCGCGAACGCGAATATAGACCTTTTGACAATAGACGGCGCCTCGGGCGGCACCGGTATGAGTCCATGGCAGATGATGGTCGAGTGGGGCATGCCCAGCATTTACCTGCATTCCGCGGCACACGATTTCTGTAAACGCCTGGCCGATAAGGGCGTGCGCCCGCCGGATATAGCATTCGCCGGCGGCTTCAGCAACGAGAGCGGCGTGTTCAAGGCGCTGGCGCTCGGCGCTCCGTACTCAAAGGCCGTATGTATGGGTCGCGCGCTCATGATACCGGGCATGGTAGGCAAGAATATCGCCAAGTGGATAGGGGAGGGCAAGCTGCCGTCCACCGTGAGCCAGTTCGGCTCGACTCCCGAAGAGATATTCGTTTGCTACGAGGAAGTGAAGGATATGGTTGGGGCAGATGAGATGAGCAGCATACCGCTGGGCGCAGTGGGCGTCTACAGCTTCTCTCAAAAGATAAGGGTCGGCCTGCAACAGATAATGGCCGGGGCCAGGTGTTTCAACGTGCCGTCAATCAGCCGTTCCGATATCATGTCGCTCACCGAGGAATGCGCAAAGGTAACGGGGATACCGTACCTAATGGATGCTTATAAGGATGAGGCTCTGCAGATTCTTTATGGAGATGACGGATACGGCGTCGGTGCCGCGGTGAAGAGCGGCAATATCTTCGCCGGCGCATATCCCAGACTCAGATCGTATGAGTAG
- a CDS encoding PEP/pyruvate-binding domain-containing protein, whose protein sequence is MVKSKMQLVRPEIIGSGLPLLDDLLKGLRWGDNVVWQMDSLDDYPFFAEALIKHAMKDGNKCVYVRFAPHAPVIKPRRGLVIVDIDPGQGFDYFSGEVFRLIEDTGRYAYFIFDNLSALVDEWATDELLVNFFQITCPHLFEMGDIAYFSLRREQHGQGAVSRIRAVTQVLIDVYHVSGSKYIHPLKVQGRHSPDMFLPHRMGTNEWEPVVRSGEAASVLNAASRNAVSLKKTSIAPWDSVYGRLASYETLGKDSPEIDREKALLKDELARMMIGSHRKLVQLSNKYMSVEDLFDIRHRIIGSGRIGGKSAGMLMARAVLSAAQDSFDFKGILEEHDSFYIGSDVFFTFLVNNGLFELRLQLSNQEKLSWDDFAGVEEKFLNGKFPPDVMEQFRDMLDYYGQAPIIVRSSSLLEDGFNDAFAGKYRSEFCPNQGGPDERMEAFLKAMKLVYASALNPDALSYRRRRGLDEGDEQMAILVQRVSGMPYKEYFFPTLAGVAFSRNLYAWTDRIDPKKGMIRLVFGLGTRAVNRVSGEYPRIIAVSHPELRPEVGMGVAKYAQRLVDALNIKANRFETLIFGDLVGGRDYPGLSMVTSEIDDGYVRDSAASLSDTLELVLTFNNLIRKTKIVAILREILYRLEQAWGQPIDIEFTAYLNEEGDISINLLQCRALHVPRASGVDVRMPEDVPADRVLFASERTISAGIVDDIRHIIFVDPKRYAETDIDRKRSLGRVIGVLNELLGRDEGRIMAMGPGRWGSNNIDLGVNVTYAEIDNVSVLVEVGSEESGLKPEFSYGTHFFQDLVESDILYVPVYPGDEKSRFNRGFFYGARSIFAELLPDYAEFDNLVRVINVAESGGGSARLLADPQTHKAMCILQEA, encoded by the coding sequence ATGGTGAAATCAAAAATGCAATTGGTTCGCCCTGAAATAATCGGCAGCGGGCTTCCGCTGCTGGATGACCTGCTGAAGGGACTCAGGTGGGGAGACAATGTCGTTTGGCAGATGGACAGCCTTGACGACTATCCTTTCTTTGCCGAAGCCCTAATTAAACACGCGATGAAGGATGGCAATAAGTGTGTTTACGTGCGTTTTGCGCCTCACGCGCCGGTAATCAAACCGAGGCGCGGCCTTGTTATCGTGGACATAGACCCGGGTCAGGGCTTCGATTATTTCAGCGGCGAGGTCTTCCGGCTTATCGAGGACACGGGAAGGTATGCCTACTTTATCTTCGATAACCTGTCGGCGCTGGTGGACGAATGGGCCACGGATGAGCTGCTGGTGAATTTCTTCCAGATAACATGCCCGCACCTGTTTGAGATGGGCGACATAGCCTACTTTTCGCTGAGGAGGGAGCAGCACGGACAGGGCGCGGTATCGCGGATACGCGCCGTCACGCAGGTGCTCATCGATGTATATCATGTCAGCGGCAGCAAATATATACATCCGTTAAAGGTGCAGGGACGCCATTCGCCGGACATGTTCCTGCCGCACAGGATGGGAACGAATGAGTGGGAGCCCGTTGTTCGCAGCGGCGAGGCTGCCTCCGTGCTCAATGCCGCCAGCAGGAACGCGGTAAGCCTGAAGAAGACATCCATCGCTCCCTGGGACAGCGTCTACGGCAGGCTGGCGAGCTATGAGACGCTCGGCAAGGATTCGCCGGAGATCGATAGAGAGAAGGCGCTTCTGAAAGACGAGTTGGCGCGAATGATGATCGGGAGCCACAGGAAACTCGTCCAACTTTCGAACAAATATATGAGCGTGGAGGACCTGTTCGATATCAGGCATCGCATCATAGGATCCGGACGCATAGGCGGCAAATCGGCCGGCATGCTCATGGCCCGCGCCGTCCTGTCCGCGGCACAGGATAGTTTCGATTTCAAAGGCATACTTGAGGAGCACGACTCGTTTTATATAGGTTCAGATGTCTTCTTTACGTTCCTGGTGAATAACGGGCTCTTCGAACTCAGGCTGCAGCTTTCGAATCAGGAGAAGCTGTCCTGGGACGACTTTGCCGGGGTCGAGGAGAAGTTCCTTAACGGCAAGTTTCCGCCGGATGTAATGGAGCAGTTCAGGGATATGCTGGACTACTACGGGCAGGCCCCGATAATCGTCCGTTCCTCCAGCCTGCTGGAGGACGGGTTCAATGACGCTTTTGCCGGCAAATATCGCAGCGAGTTCTGTCCCAACCAGGGGGGGCCGGATGAAAGGATGGAGGCGTTTCTTAAGGCGATGAAGCTGGTATATGCCAGCGCGCTGAACCCGGATGCGCTGTCGTATAGACGCAGGCGCGGTCTGGACGAAGGCGATGAACAGATGGCGATCCTGGTGCAACGCGTGTCGGGAATGCCGTATAAAGAATACTTTTTCCCTACACTGGCCGGAGTGGCTTTCTCGCGGAATCTGTACGCGTGGACGGACCGCATCGACCCTAAGAAGGGGATGATCCGCCTTGTGTTCGGGCTCGGCACACGCGCCGTAAATCGCGTGAGCGGCGAGTATCCGAGAATTATCGCCGTGAGCCATCCCGAACTGCGTCCGGAAGTTGGAATGGGGGTGGCAAAGTACGCGCAGAGACTTGTTGACGCGCTGAATATTAAAGCCAACAGGTTCGAGACGCTGATTTTCGGCGATCTGGTCGGCGGGAGGGATTATCCCGGCTTGAGCATGGTTACCTCCGAGATCGACGACGGGTACGTGCGGGACAGCGCTGCTTCCCTGTCGGATACGTTGGAGCTTGTCCTGACCTTCAATAATCTGATCAGGAAGACAAAAATCGTCGCCATTCTAAGAGAAATACTGTACAGGCTCGAACAGGCGTGGGGCCAGCCGATCGATATCGAGTTCACCGCTTATTTAAATGAAGAAGGGGATATTTCAATCAACCTGCTGCAATGCCGCGCTCTCCACGTGCCCAGGGCCAGCGGCGTCGATGTGCGTATGCCGGAGGATGTTCCCGCAGACAGGGTGCTGTTTGCGTCGGAGCGCACTATCAGCGCGGGTATAGTTGATGATATCAGGCACATCATTTTCGTCGATCCGAAGAGATACGCCGAAACCGATATCGACAGGAAGAGGTCGCTGGGGCGGGTCATAGGTGTGCTGAATGAACTGCTGGGCCGGGATGAAGGCAGGATAATGGCGATGGGGCCGGGCAGGTGGGGCAGCAATAACATCGACCTGGGCGTGAACGTGACCTACGCCGAGATAGATAACGTCTCCGTTCTGGTGGAAGTGGGGAGTGAGGAATCCGGCTTGAAACCGGAATTCTCGTACGGGACGCATTTCTTCCAGGACCTTGTCGAATCGGACATACTGTACGTTCCGGTTTACCCCGGCGATGAGAAATCCAGGTTCAACAGGGGGTTTTTCTACGGCGCGAGGAGCATATTCGCGGAGTTGCTGCCCGATTACGCCGAATTCGATAATTTAGTGCGTGTCATTAATGTGGCGGAAAGCGGCGGCGGATCGGCAAGGCTGTTAGCAGATCCCCAGACGCATAAAGCCATGTGCATATTGCAAGAAGCGTGA